The Streptomyces cynarae genome contains a region encoding:
- a CDS encoding M14 family zinc carboxypeptidase → MDELGARAAALAAGHPRDARLRRVGTSRGGTPLWLLSVGHGSRHALVVAGPHANEPVGGATALRLAERALADPRFVRDADTTWNLLLCLDPDGARRNEGWLSGPYTLGRYFRNFFRPGFLEQPEWLPDGADHAALPETRTLLDLQDELRPFFQCSLHGVDVGGGFVELTHDLPGMAQRLAHAAARLGIPRELGPYDTLYWPLLGPAVYRIPPPRRGDLAAAITEAAVESTWFHPHRYGTVTAVVEAPMWGVAAVEDPSPLADPDAVLRTVSGTLRRDTRLLEGLLARVRPHLDAVPDAARLLAPVDDYLLVGPGLADSWDPDLHGAGQRPLPPLDTARLTALGISGRRVALRTAGLLHQLARAAGRAAADALPELDRLIDAWCADYHDGYGARWIPVARQAEYQARVVLAAFELAGQYTAVRSHSGEKDWGSAPAVPMHRE, encoded by the coding sequence GTGGACGAACTCGGCGCCCGTGCCGCCGCGCTGGCCGCCGGCCACCCGCGCGACGCCCGGCTCCGCCGCGTGGGCACGTCCCGCGGCGGCACGCCGCTGTGGCTCCTCTCCGTCGGCCACGGCAGCCGCCACGCCCTCGTCGTCGCCGGACCGCACGCCAACGAGCCCGTCGGCGGCGCCACCGCCCTGCGCCTGGCCGAACGGGCGCTGGCCGATCCCCGGTTCGTCCGGGACGCCGACACCACCTGGAACCTGCTGCTGTGCCTCGACCCCGACGGCGCCCGGCGCAACGAGGGCTGGCTGTCCGGCCCGTACACCCTCGGCCGGTACTTCCGGAACTTCTTCCGCCCCGGCTTCCTCGAACAGCCCGAGTGGCTGCCCGACGGCGCCGATCACGCCGCCCTGCCCGAGACCCGCACCCTGCTCGACCTCCAGGACGAACTGCGGCCCTTCTTCCAGTGCTCCCTGCACGGCGTCGACGTCGGCGGCGGCTTCGTCGAACTGACCCACGACCTGCCCGGCATGGCCCAGCGGCTCGCCCACGCCGCGGCCCGGCTCGGCATCCCGCGCGAGCTCGGGCCGTACGACACCCTGTACTGGCCGCTCCTCGGGCCCGCCGTGTACCGCATCCCGCCCCCGCGCCGCGGCGACCTCGCCGCCGCGATCACGGAGGCCGCGGTCGAGTCGACCTGGTTCCACCCGCACCGCTACGGCACCGTCACCGCGGTCGTGGAGGCGCCCATGTGGGGCGTGGCGGCCGTGGAGGACCCCTCACCGCTCGCCGACCCCGACGCGGTCCTGCGGACCGTCAGCGGCACGCTGCGCCGCGACACGCGCCTTCTGGAGGGGCTGCTGGCCCGCGTCCGCCCCCACCTGGACGCCGTGCCGGACGCGGCCCGGCTGCTCGCCCCGGTGGACGACTATTTACTGGTCGGACCCGGACTCGCCGACTCCTGGGACCCCGACCTGCACGGCGCCGGTCAGCGGCCGCTGCCGCCGCTGGACACCGCACGGCTGACCGCCCTCGGCATCTCGGGCCGCCGCGTCGCGCTGCGCACCGCGGGGCTGCTGCACCAGCTCGCCAGGGCCGCCGGGCGCGCGGCGGCCGACGCGCTGCCCGAACTGGACCGGCTGATCGACGCCTGGTGCGCCGACTACCACGACGGCTACGGCGCACGCTGGATCCCCGTGGCACGCCAGGCCGAGTACCAGGCGCGCGTGGTGCTCGCCGCCTTCGAACTCGCGGGGCAGTACACGGCCGTACGCTCCCATTCGGGTGAGAAGGACTGGGGTTCGGCGCCGGCGGTGCCGATGCACAGGGAATGA
- a CDS encoding subtilase-type protease inhibitor gives MNKTILALRGALLAATALLIATPAQAVPRPATSGNWLYLTVTKGDARSRDVRGTLLICDPPQGHARAVQACDQLAAVQGDIHRIPPEHSYCTMLYAPVTVSARGEWNGHKVEYTHTFANSCDLTAKTGAVFALSDQTPARSVPGGRHAHGGVTGTPRAWGRS, from the coding sequence ATGAACAAGACGATCCTGGCCCTGCGCGGCGCCCTGCTCGCCGCGACCGCCTTGCTCATCGCGACACCGGCCCAGGCCGTGCCCCGGCCGGCCACCAGCGGGAACTGGCTCTATCTGACGGTCACCAAGGGCGACGCCCGTTCCCGGGACGTCCGCGGCACGCTGCTGATCTGCGACCCGCCCCAGGGGCACGCCCGGGCCGTGCAGGCCTGCGACCAACTGGCCGCCGTGCAGGGGGACATCCACCGCATCCCGCCCGAGCACTCCTACTGCACGATGCTCTACGCCCCCGTGACCGTCTCCGCGCGCGGCGAGTGGAACGGCCACAAGGTGGAATACACCCACACCTTCGCGAACAGTTGCGACCTGACCGCGAAGACCGGCGCGGTGTTCGCACTCTCGGACCAGACACCGGCCCGCTCCGTGCCGGGCGGTCGCCACGCACACGGGGGCGTCACCGGTACCCCACGCGCGTGGGGAAGGAGCTGA